One Sediminicola sp. YIK13 DNA segment encodes these proteins:
- the ppsA gene encoding phosphoenolpyruvate synthase, with amino-acid sequence MYIKEFSTIGIKDIAHVGGKNASLGEMYNQLTSKGVRVPNGFATTSTAFWRFLDENKIRHPLENLMAKLDKSKFSNLDLIGEKARELILEGTISDEFYKAIVNAYKKLSGEIPRAVAVRSSATAEDLPDASFAGQHESFLNVKGEVKVLEAIKKCFASLYTDRAIKYREDHGFKHHDIALSVGVQLMVRSDVGCSGVGFTIEPESGFENAMLLSGVWGLGENIVQGVINPDEFYVFKPSLRQGKYPIIQKKMGDKKLTMTYATTIDPATTVNKQTPFEKRAQFVLTDTEIIALAHWSLLIEEHYNQPMDIEWAKDGLTEELFILQARPETVHQTKDKNIHISYQLLETGKLLTQGNAVGSMIKTGTTVLLKSPKNTGLLDKDTIIVTDTITPDWDPLLKQVGGIITNKGGRTSHAAIVARELGVPAIVGCGNATTAISNNSHITLTCAQGKTGYIYEGKLPFKETEIDFSKIKLPKTEAKLILADPELAFPLSFYPNNGVGLLRMEFIITHLVKIHPMALVRFEKLKKGATKKNIETITKGYPDKSEYFIDSLAQGIGTIAAAFYPKEVIVRLSDFKTNEYANLLGGKEFEPREENPMLGFRGASRYYSPMYKQGFALECAAIKKVRETMGLTNLKVMVPFCRTLEEGKKIIALMKDNGLKRGHLGLEIYTMVEIPSNVILAEEFAAIFDGFSIGSNDLTQLTLGIDRDSDLLAHLFDEDNPAVKKMIAMAISAARKTNTKIGLCGQAPSDFPEFAAFLVRQGIDSISFNPDALIQGIENMNMAEKSQMVADMMDKTSLTR; translated from the coding sequence ATGTATATCAAAGAATTCAGTACCATAGGCATCAAGGATATCGCCCATGTAGGGGGCAAAAATGCCTCTTTGGGAGAAATGTATAACCAACTGACATCCAAAGGGGTTCGCGTGCCCAATGGCTTTGCCACTACCTCAACAGCCTTTTGGCGATTTTTGGACGAAAACAAGATCAGGCACCCCTTGGAAAACCTGATGGCGAAGTTGGACAAGTCCAAATTTTCCAACTTGGACCTCATAGGAGAAAAAGCGAGGGAACTAATTTTGGAAGGGACCATATCCGACGAATTTTATAAGGCCATCGTCAACGCCTATAAAAAGCTGAGCGGGGAAATCCCTAGGGCCGTTGCTGTAAGAAGTAGCGCCACGGCCGAAGATCTCCCCGATGCCAGTTTTGCCGGACAACATGAGTCCTTTTTGAATGTTAAAGGAGAGGTAAAGGTTCTGGAAGCCATAAAGAAATGTTTCGCCTCCCTTTACACCGACCGGGCCATTAAATATAGGGAAGACCACGGATTCAAACATCACGACATCGCACTGTCGGTAGGGGTTCAACTCATGGTGCGCTCCGATGTTGGATGCTCGGGCGTAGGGTTCACGATTGAGCCGGAATCTGGATTTGAGAACGCCATGCTGCTCTCAGGAGTTTGGGGTCTGGGAGAAAATATTGTCCAGGGGGTAATCAATCCCGATGAATTTTATGTCTTCAAGCCCTCCCTGCGCCAAGGCAAATACCCCATCATCCAGAAAAAAATGGGCGACAAGAAACTGACCATGACCTATGCCACCACAATTGACCCTGCCACCACTGTCAATAAGCAGACCCCTTTTGAAAAAAGAGCCCAATTTGTATTGACCGATACCGAGATCATTGCTTTGGCCCATTGGTCCTTATTGATAGAGGAGCATTATAACCAACCTATGGATATTGAATGGGCCAAGGACGGACTCACCGAGGAACTTTTTATACTACAGGCACGCCCGGAAACGGTACACCAAACAAAGGACAAAAACATTCATATTTCCTACCAGCTGTTAGAAACAGGTAAATTACTCACCCAAGGAAATGCTGTGGGTTCCATGATCAAAACAGGCACCACTGTCCTTTTAAAATCTCCCAAGAACACGGGACTTTTAGACAAAGACACCATTATTGTGACCGATACCATAACCCCAGACTGGGACCCCTTACTCAAGCAGGTTGGGGGCATCATTACCAATAAGGGAGGCAGAACCAGTCATGCGGCCATTGTTGCCCGAGAACTGGGGGTGCCGGCCATCGTGGGTTGTGGAAACGCCACTACGGCCATCTCCAACAACAGCCATATCACCTTGACCTGTGCCCAGGGCAAGACGGGATACATTTATGAAGGAAAGCTCCCTTTTAAAGAAACAGAAATCGACTTTTCAAAAATAAAACTTCCCAAAACCGAGGCCAAACTGATATTGGCAGATCCAGAACTCGCCTTTCCCCTATCCTTCTATCCCAATAATGGGGTTGGCTTATTACGGATGGAGTTTATCATTACCCATCTGGTGAAAATCCACCCTATGGCCCTGGTGCGATTTGAAAAATTAAAGAAGGGGGCCACCAAAAAAAATATTGAGACGATCACTAAAGGCTACCCCGATAAATCAGAATATTTTATAGATAGTCTGGCGCAGGGGATCGGTACAATTGCCGCTGCCTTCTACCCAAAAGAAGTCATTGTAAGGTTGAGCGATTTTAAGACCAATGAATATGCGAATCTTTTGGGCGGGAAAGAATTTGAACCCCGGGAAGAGAATCCCATGCTGGGTTTTAGGGGCGCCTCCAGGTATTACAGCCCTATGTACAAACAAGGGTTTGCCCTTGAATGTGCCGCCATTAAGAAAGTGCGTGAAACCATGGGCCTGACCAACCTAAAGGTAATGGTTCCTTTCTGCAGAACCCTGGAAGAGGGCAAAAAGATAATTGCCCTCATGAAAGATAACGGTTTGAAAAGAGGGCATTTGGGCCTCGAAATCTACACTATGGTAGAAATCCCCAGCAATGTGATCCTCGCCGAGGAATTTGCAGCCATTTTTGATGGGTTTTCCATAGGATCCAATGACCTTACCCAATTGACCTTGGGCATCGATAGGGATTCCGATTTATTGGCACACCTTTTTGATGAAGACAACCCTGCGGTAAAAAAGATGATAGCCATGGCTATTTCCGCAGCACGGAAAACAAACACAAAGATTGGACTATGTGGACAGGCACCAAGCGATTTTCCTGAATTTGCGGCTTTTTTGGTAAGGCAAGGGATAGACAGTATTTCCTTTAACCCGGATGCACTCATTCAAGGAATAGAGAACATGAACATGGCAGAAAAAAGCCAAATGGTAGCTGATATGATGGACAAGACTTCTTTAACACGTTAA
- a CDS encoding dienelactone hydrolase family protein: MSVAVTNNTLDIRLKKVTLKGMLFLPENALGLVIFSHGSGSSRLSPRNNYVAEILQKKGLGTFLFDLLTEKEDSVYETRFNIDLLTQRLIEVTDWLQQYGPTKNLPMGYFGASTGAASALRAAAFYGDAVGAVVSRGGRPDLAMQDLAMVKAPTLLLVGGWDHMVIKLSESAYDALRCRRKLEIIPEASHLFEEPGKLKEVAERSAKWFVTWLTSKK; encoded by the coding sequence ATGTCAGTTGCAGTCACAAACAATACCCTGGATATAAGGTTAAAGAAAGTCACCTTAAAAGGCATGCTGTTTCTACCGGAAAACGCCCTAGGGCTCGTCATTTTTTCTCATGGCAGCGGTAGTAGTCGGTTAAGCCCCAGAAACAACTACGTCGCCGAAATACTTCAAAAAAAGGGCCTGGGCACGTTTCTTTTCGATCTACTTACAGAAAAGGAAGATAGCGTCTATGAAACAAGGTTCAATATTGATCTATTGACCCAACGCCTTATTGAAGTAACCGATTGGCTGCAACAGTACGGCCCTACCAAAAACCTACCTATGGGATACTTTGGTGCCAGTACCGGCGCAGCCTCCGCCCTTCGTGCCGCCGCCTTTTATGGGGATGCCGTTGGAGCAGTGGTATCCAGAGGGGGAAGACCGGATTTGGCCATGCAGGATTTAGCCATGGTAAAGGCCCCAACACTATTATTGGTAGGGGGCTGGGACCATATGGTTATAAAATTAAGTGAGAGTGCATACGATGCATTAAGATGTAGGCGAAAGCTGGAAATCATTCCCGAGGCCTCCCACCTTTTTGAGGAGCCCGGAAAATTGAAAGAAGTGGCCGAAAGGTCCGCAAAATGGTTTGTTACTTGGTTAACCTCAAAAAAATGA
- a CDS encoding dodecin family protein: MSVLKVIEILGNSKTSFEDAVQNVITEASKSVKDIKSVYVQDMQVSVKDNKIAEYRVNTKVTFGIKN, encoded by the coding sequence ATGTCCGTATTAAAAGTGATCGAAATCTTGGGCAATTCCAAAACGAGTTTTGAAGATGCCGTTCAGAATGTCATTACTGAGGCCTCTAAATCGGTAAAGGATATTAAATCTGTTTATGTCCAGGACATGCAGGTTTCTGTTAAGGACAACAAAATTGCTGAATATCGTGTCAACACCAAAGTAACTTTCGGTATCAAGAATTAG
- a CDS encoding CheR family methyltransferase, translating to MAKNKTTSSQKKGTSLNKPSKNEKKEEFLIVGMGASAGGLETLEQFFKATPAKPGMAFVIVQHLDPTHKSLMVHLLKNHTEMEVSEVKDNTLVVPNHVYVIPPNKDMAIFNGILHLMEPTAARGFRKPIDFFLRSLAEDQGEKAVGIILSGTGTEGTLSLKNIKGQGGLSIVQDPETAKYDGMPRSAIAAGVQDFILPVAEIPKLLLKYSKNRKFKPEELPEKISTAKELLEKVFILLRNETGCNFSDYKSTTVIRRIEKRMALNQIDKLELYIKYLQNNRGEILKLFNELLIGVTNFFRDREAFDSAKNIVLPEIIKSKKDGETIRIWVPGCSTGEEAYSLAIIFDEAIKKQSKKLKVQIFASDLDENAINLARQGVYPQSISVDISPEYLSKYFYSDATTYRIKKEIRDQIVFAEHNLIKDPPFSKLDMISCRNLLIYLNVEAQKKVFAIFHYALNPEGILFLGSSESLGEYDSLFEVVDRKHKIFKHRNAKLEKIPDIGHLFQEPPSIKTMAKPILKRNHQDNLASLTKNILLANYTPACAIINAKGDALYFSGNTGKYLQPSPGEAKLNIIEMAREGLKADLQVLISKVWKTNKTETRNNIEVRTNGTFQLIDLSIKPMQLENTGEVLMMVIFEDRKKLPNSIKETRIVKPEDTSELLALEQELAATKEYLRSTIEQLEISNEELKSSNEELQSSNEELQSTNEELETSKEELQSVNEEIVTVNTELQGKIDELAQAYDDMNNLLASTEIGTIFLDSNLLIKRFTPTMSKIINLIQSDVGRPIEHLSSNLIYDGIIEDVKKVLNKLSPISKSVKSVDGIWYLMQIMPYRTSENVIEGVVITFVDISEEKRLAEELKEIKENFDHLLEITKIVVYTQNKDLVYTSVAHVHPDFEFRSMIGKKDEDFFNKEDALLLSNTKKKVLVSGKPSRNIIALKIGGGIRYFDLLVRPVMANGEITGIACTSMDITDLKAAENQLLNPNDMKKNG from the coding sequence ATGGCCAAAAACAAGACCACATCCTCCCAAAAAAAAGGGACCTCCTTGAATAAACCCTCAAAGAACGAAAAAAAAGAAGAATTTCTTATTGTGGGGATGGGAGCTTCGGCCGGTGGCCTGGAAACGTTAGAGCAATTTTTTAAAGCAACGCCTGCCAAACCTGGAATGGCCTTTGTAATTGTACAGCATCTAGACCCTACTCACAAGAGCCTAATGGTACACCTGCTTAAAAACCATACAGAAATGGAGGTTTCTGAAGTTAAGGACAACACCCTTGTAGTCCCTAACCATGTCTATGTGATACCTCCCAACAAGGATATGGCGATTTTTAACGGTATCCTCCACTTAATGGAACCCACAGCAGCCAGAGGTTTTAGAAAGCCCATAGATTTCTTCCTTCGCTCTTTGGCCGAGGACCAGGGGGAAAAGGCTGTCGGCATTATCTTATCCGGTACCGGTACAGAAGGCACCCTAAGCCTTAAGAACATCAAAGGACAAGGGGGACTTTCCATAGTCCAGGATCCAGAAACGGCCAAGTATGATGGTATGCCAAGAAGTGCCATTGCTGCAGGAGTACAGGATTTTATCCTTCCCGTAGCTGAAATTCCGAAACTGCTTTTAAAATATTCAAAAAACAGGAAATTTAAACCTGAAGAGCTTCCTGAAAAGATCTCTACCGCCAAAGAGCTTCTGGAAAAGGTGTTTATTTTATTACGCAATGAGACGGGTTGTAACTTTAGTGATTACAAAAGTACAACGGTCATACGAAGGATAGAAAAGCGAATGGCCCTGAACCAGATAGATAAATTGGAGCTTTATATAAAATACCTTCAGAACAATCGTGGAGAAATTTTAAAATTATTCAATGAACTTCTTATAGGCGTAACCAATTTTTTCAGGGATAGGGAGGCTTTTGATTCAGCAAAGAATATAGTTTTACCAGAAATAATCAAGAGTAAGAAAGATGGGGAAACTATTAGAATATGGGTCCCCGGATGCTCCACAGGTGAAGAGGCCTATTCCTTGGCCATCATCTTTGATGAAGCCATTAAAAAACAATCAAAAAAATTAAAAGTTCAAATCTTCGCATCGGATTTGGACGAAAATGCTATTAACCTAGCACGTCAGGGTGTTTACCCTCAAAGCATTTCGGTGGATATAAGCCCAGAATATTTATCCAAATATTTTTACAGCGATGCCACCACCTACAGGATCAAAAAAGAAATCAGGGACCAGATTGTATTTGCGGAACACAACCTCATCAAGGACCCGCCTTTCTCTAAACTGGACATGATCAGCTGTAGAAATCTTTTAATTTATTTGAACGTAGAGGCTCAAAAAAAGGTCTTCGCCATTTTTCATTACGCCCTTAACCCTGAGGGCATACTCTTTTTGGGCAGTTCTGAATCTCTCGGTGAATATGACTCCCTATTTGAGGTGGTGGACAGGAAACATAAAATCTTTAAACATAGAAATGCAAAGCTTGAAAAAATACCGGATATCGGGCATCTTTTTCAAGAACCTCCTTCAATCAAGACCATGGCGAAACCTATTCTGAAAAGAAACCATCAGGATAACCTGGCAAGTCTTACAAAGAATATATTATTGGCGAATTATACCCCCGCCTGCGCCATTATAAATGCAAAAGGGGATGCCCTATACTTTTCTGGAAACACCGGGAAGTATCTGCAACCTTCGCCCGGGGAGGCGAAATTAAATATTATTGAAATGGCCAGGGAAGGTCTAAAGGCCGACCTCCAAGTATTGATTTCCAAAGTATGGAAAACCAATAAAACAGAAACGCGCAATAATATAGAAGTAAGGACCAATGGCACTTTCCAATTAATAGATCTCAGCATTAAACCAATGCAACTGGAGAATACAGGCGAAGTACTAATGATGGTCATCTTTGAAGACCGCAAAAAACTACCAAATTCAATTAAGGAAACCAGGATTGTAAAACCAGAAGATACCTCTGAACTCCTCGCACTGGAACAAGAATTGGCCGCGACCAAGGAATACCTGCGTTCCACTATAGAACAATTGGAAATTTCCAACGAGGAGCTCAAATCTTCCAATGAGGAACTACAATCGAGCAATGAAGAATTACAGAGTACAAACGAGGAACTGGAAACCTCTAAAGAAGAATTACAAAGTGTCAATGAAGAAATAGTTACGGTAAATACGGAATTACAAGGAAAGATAGACGAACTGGCCCAGGCCTATGACGATATGAATAATTTGCTGGCCAGTACAGAAATTGGGACCATTTTCCTGGATTCCAATTTACTTATCAAACGCTTTACCCCTACCATGTCCAAGATTATCAATCTTATACAGAGCGATGTGGGACGTCCTATAGAACATTTGTCCAGCAACCTGATTTATGACGGGATCATAGAAGATGTAAAAAAAGTACTTAATAAGCTTTCTCCTATTTCAAAATCGGTGAAAAGTGTAGATGGTATTTGGTATTTGATGCAGATTATGCCCTACCGAACTTCCGAAAACGTAATTGAAGGAGTAGTGATCACCTTTGTGGATATTTCAGAGGAAAAAAGACTGGCGGAAGAATTAAAGGAAATAAAGGAAAATTTTGACCATTTGTTGGAAATTACCAAGATAGTAGTCTACACCCAAAACAAAGATCTCGTTTATACCAGCGTGGCCCATGTACATCCAGATTTTGAATTTAGGAGCATGATAGGCAAGAAGGATGAGGATTTTTTTAATAAGGAGGACGCCCTATTGCTCTCTAATACAAAAAAGAAAGTTCTGGTTTCGGGAAAACCCAGCAGGAATATTATTGCTTTAAAAATTGGGGGAGGTATCAGGTATTTTGATCTTTTGGTCCGACCTGTAATGGCAAATGGGGAAATTACAGGTATCGCATGTACCTCAATGGACATAACAGATTTGAAAGCTGCCGAAAATCAACTTTTAAATCCTAATGACATGAAGAAAAATGGATAA
- a CDS encoding quinone oxidoreductase family protein, giving the protein MRAAFLVKYGASQTAFEVRETEKPILSPDQVLIKVAAFGLNFADVMARLGLYKAAPPLPAILGYDVVGHVEECGSNISRLKAGDRVVALTRFGGYAEYAVAEEAMAHKIPETFSAGIAVALATQYSTAYFLSHTMANLQEGDRVLVHAAAGGVGTALVQLALLKKCMVFGTCSSMEKIEYVKKLGVHHPINYKKVDFEKEVRLLNKDTGLDVIFDPVGGTSVRKGFRLLGAGGRLLTFGVSSMNKNPSFFGKLKVLFQFGVYHPLQFLGGSKGMIGVNMLTVGEERPDKVANAMKAVIQLTEKGDLNPFVGAEYKIEQLAEAHQFLESRKSMGKIVVKW; this is encoded by the coding sequence ATGAGAGCAGCCTTTTTGGTAAAATACGGAGCATCCCAAACCGCTTTTGAGGTTCGGGAAACAGAAAAACCCATTCTTTCTCCGGATCAGGTATTGATAAAAGTAGCTGCATTTGGTCTCAATTTCGCCGATGTCATGGCCCGATTGGGGCTTTATAAGGCAGCACCGCCCTTGCCGGCCATTCTCGGGTACGATGTTGTGGGTCACGTTGAAGAATGCGGTTCCAATATTTCAAGGCTAAAAGCTGGGGATAGGGTAGTGGCATTGACACGTTTCGGGGGATATGCGGAATATGCCGTGGCTGAGGAAGCGATGGCGCACAAGATCCCGGAAACCTTTTCTGCCGGAATAGCCGTAGCCCTGGCTACCCAATATAGTACGGCCTATTTCTTATCCCATACCATGGCGAATCTGCAGGAAGGTGATAGGGTGTTGGTACATGCGGCGGCAGGCGGTGTGGGAACGGCCTTGGTACAACTGGCATTGTTGAAAAAATGCATGGTCTTTGGTACCTGTAGTTCCATGGAAAAAATAGAATATGTAAAGAAGCTCGGGGTACACCATCCCATTAATTATAAGAAGGTCGACTTTGAAAAGGAGGTGCGCTTGCTCAATAAGGATACCGGCTTAGATGTGATTTTTGACCCGGTGGGGGGGACTTCCGTGCGAAAGGGATTCCGACTGTTGGGAGCAGGAGGGAGGTTGTTGACTTTTGGAGTGTCCTCCATGAATAAGAACCCCTCCTTCTTCGGGAAATTAAAGGTGTTGTTTCAATTCGGGGTCTATCATCCCCTTCAGTTTTTGGGAGGATCCAAAGGGATGATCGGGGTGAACATGCTAACGGTTGGGGAGGAAAGACCGGATAAGGTGGCCAATGCCATGAAGGCTGTAATTCAATTGACCGAGAAAGGCGATTTAAACCCATTTGTGGGTGCCGAATATAAAATAGAACAGTTGGC
- a CDS encoding OmpA/MotB family protein: protein MKTPIFVVIILALFTSCVSQKNYTQALNRAEACENDLKTSENARVLLETNLANEINKTKGMEKEIAYFKSTNTNLLERLSDLSVVSKSGAESIKKSLEALNEQNKYIKDLTSSMQRKDSINLVLVMNLKRSLDNFDDEDISIEVKKGVVYISISDKMLFRSGSYQISNRAEEVIGKIAKIINDHNELDILVEGHTDNVPISTECMVDNWDLSVKRATSIVRLMQTKFGVQPERMTAGGRSEFIPKDTNESVKGRALNRRTEIIILPKLDQFFELLEPPVAAGN, encoded by the coding sequence ATGAAAACTCCAATTTTTGTCGTAATCATCCTTGCTCTATTCACTTCCTGTGTAAGCCAAAAGAATTATACACAGGCGCTTAACAGGGCCGAAGCATGTGAAAATGATCTAAAAACCAGTGAGAATGCACGTGTGTTGTTAGAGACCAACCTGGCCAATGAGATAAATAAGACCAAGGGCATGGAGAAAGAAATAGCTTATTTCAAAAGTACCAATACCAATTTATTGGAAAGACTGTCCGACCTATCGGTTGTTAGCAAGTCTGGTGCGGAAAGCATAAAAAAATCCCTGGAAGCACTTAACGAGCAAAATAAATATATCAAGGACCTTACATCATCCATGCAACGTAAAGATTCCATTAACCTGGTTCTTGTAATGAACCTCAAAAGGTCCCTGGATAATTTTGACGATGAGGATATCAGCATTGAAGTAAAAAAAGGTGTTGTTTATATTTCTATTTCCGACAAGATGCTCTTCCGATCTGGCAGCTATCAAATAAGCAATAGGGCCGAAGAAGTGATCGGTAAGATTGCCAAGATCATCAATGATCATAATGAACTGGATATCCTGGTAGAAGGACACACAGACAATGTTCCTATTTCTACTGAGTGTATGGTGGACAACTGGGATTTAAGTGTAAAAAGGGCCACTTCTATTGTAAGGTTAATGCAGACCAAGTTTGGGGTACAGCCAGAAAGAATGACCGCGGGAGGCCGTTCCGAGTTCATCCCCAAGGACACGAACGAATCCGTTAAGGGAAGGGCCTTGAACCGTAGGACCGAAATTATTATTTTACCTAAACTAGACCAATTTTTCGAATTACTGGAACCCCCTGTAGCTGCAGGAAATTAG
- a CDS encoding polymer-forming cytoskeletal protein, translating to MKTYIWMWAFFFAFVSHAQFKSGENVTITQPQDDDIYLAGEAVNINNKVQGDVVASGGTIFVLDSISQDLIVAGGELTFKGYVADDVRAAGGNLLIDAEIGDDVVVAGGKIHIGNNSIIHGNLISFSGELQVNGDVMGTMKASAGKASIYGTIGKDAKISGGEIYLDGDFMGNTQITAEHLTIGNNAKFHGEVTYWTKEGEVDFKNALVGTTATYTEDLRMEEEELSIYKLGAFSFGLALFYILSIFLIIILFHAMFKNQFPTITTDMEGNTWNVLGNGLIYLFGLPLLIVITFITLIGIPIGLFILVTYLFSLLFGHILAALLFTYYLNQRKEKQWGFWAMVFLTLGFALILRLVTLIPIVGWIISVVALSFTYGLIIKKVISRKKVVV from the coding sequence ATGAAAACATATATATGGATGTGGGCTTTTTTTTTCGCTTTTGTCTCCCATGCGCAATTCAAATCGGGTGAAAATGTAACCATAACGCAACCTCAAGATGATGATATTTATCTGGCAGGTGAAGCCGTAAATATCAACAATAAGGTCCAAGGTGATGTTGTCGCCAGTGGAGGTACCATTTTTGTTTTAGATTCCATAAGTCAAGACCTTATTGTTGCCGGTGGGGAACTCACCTTTAAGGGCTATGTTGCCGATGATGTACGTGCCGCAGGGGGAAACTTGCTGATAGATGCTGAAATTGGTGATGACGTTGTGGTAGCGGGAGGTAAAATACATATCGGTAACAATAGCATCATCCACGGTAATCTTATATCCTTTTCTGGAGAGCTACAGGTAAATGGGGATGTAATGGGGACGATGAAAGCCTCTGCCGGGAAGGCCTCCATTTATGGGACCATAGGAAAAGATGCAAAAATAAGCGGAGGCGAAATTTACCTCGACGGGGATTTTATGGGAAATACCCAAATCACAGCGGAACACCTCACCATAGGCAACAACGCCAAATTCCACGGGGAGGTTACCTATTGGACCAAAGAAGGGGAAGTGGATTTTAAGAATGCCCTTGTGGGCACCACCGCGACCTATACGGAAGATCTTCGTATGGAGGAAGAGGAACTATCGATATACAAATTAGGAGCATTCTCGTTTGGGCTGGCCCTTTTTTACATCCTATCCATATTTTTGATCATCATTCTGTTCCATGCCATGTTCAAAAACCAATTTCCAACCATAACGACGGATATGGAAGGCAATACCTGGAATGTTTTGGGCAATGGCCTGATCTATTTATTTGGGTTACCATTGCTTATCGTAATTACGTTTATCACCCTTATCGGAATTCCCATAGGACTCTTCATATTGGTCACCTACCTGTTTAGCCTCCTTTTCGGGCATATTCTCGCCGCATTGCTGTTCACCTATTATTTGAACCAACGCAAAGAAAAGCAGTGGGGATTCTGGGCTATGGTATTTTTAACGCTGGGGTTTGCGCTTATCCTGCGATTGGTAACCCTCATTCCGATTGTAGGGTGGATCATCTCCGTTGTGGCATTGAGCTTTACCTATGGGCTCATTATCAAGAAGGTGATAAGTAGAAAGAAAGTAGTAGTATAA
- a CDS encoding 1-phosphofructokinase family hexose kinase, whose amino-acid sequence MNDIITLTVNPVIDKTTTVHGMEPNSKLRCTAPIYFPGGGGINVSRALQNLGGKSIAIYLAGGASGVHMQSLMDVRGIEQKVVSQEGRTRENLSVTDTKRKLQYRFGVPGAFVKENEWKESLRLIETQLNEGDYIVASGKLPPGVPTTYFAQVAAIAHKKKALLILDTKGDELKEAVKAPIFLLKPNLGEFSSLLNKSYIDFTELENLAVRFMATHSCHIMVVSMGAKGALMVFMDQCIFIPAPMVLQKNRIGAGDSMVAGMTLGLVEGLSFLEMVQYGVACGTAATMTSDGELCKRADVDALYAWVKKHTKLGKKTHEKS is encoded by the coding sequence ATGAATGACATCATCACCCTTACCGTTAACCCTGTAATAGATAAAACTACCACAGTGCATGGGATGGAACCAAATAGCAAATTGCGCTGTACCGCCCCCATTTATTTTCCAGGGGGTGGCGGCATTAATGTCTCCAGGGCCTTACAAAACCTGGGAGGCAAGTCCATTGCCATTTATCTTGCTGGCGGGGCTTCAGGGGTGCACATGCAGTCATTAATGGACGTAAGGGGCATTGAACAAAAAGTGGTGTCCCAGGAAGGTAGAACACGTGAAAATTTATCGGTAACGGATACGAAGCGCAAACTACAATATCGCTTTGGCGTACCAGGGGCTTTTGTGAAGGAAAATGAATGGAAGGAAAGTTTAAGGCTGATAGAAACACAACTAAATGAAGGTGATTATATAGTGGCCAGTGGTAAATTACCACCTGGGGTTCCCACCACTTATTTTGCCCAGGTGGCAGCAATTGCACATAAAAAAAAGGCATTGCTAATTTTGGACACCAAAGGAGATGAGCTTAAGGAGGCAGTAAAAGCTCCCATCTTTCTTCTTAAACCAAATTTGGGTGAATTTAGCTCCCTACTGAACAAATCCTATATCGACTTTACCGAATTGGAAAATTTAGCCGTCCGTTTTATGGCCACACATTCCTGTCACATCATGGTGGTTTCCATGGGTGCCAAAGGCGCCTTGATGGTTTTTATGGATCAATGTATTTTTATTCCGGCTCCAATGGTACTTCAGAAAAACAGAATTGGAGCAGGAGACAGTATGGTCGCCGGGATGACCCTTGGCCTTGTGGAGGGACTATCATTTTTAGAAATGGTACAATATGGGGTAGCCTGTGGTACTGCTGCGACTATGACCTCAGATGGGGAGCTGTGCAAAAGAGCAGATGTTGATGCACTCTATGCTTGGGTAAAAAAACATACAAAGCTGGGTAAAAAAACACATGAAAAAAGTTAA
- a CDS encoding phosphoribosyltransferase, whose amino-acid sequence MFKDRIDAGLQLAAKLKDHKDKDVVVLAIPRGGLPLGSIVAKSLHAPLDVALSKKIGHPYNKEYAIGAVSMEHVILSDAAEIEKGYIAKETAKIRAKLKIRHQQYYKDREPESLENKVVVIVDDGIATGNTILVTAELVHAQKPKKTIVAIPVAPRSTIPRLEASPYIDQVICLLAPHNFHAVGQFYQNFQQVSDAEAISILEESIHQT is encoded by the coding sequence ATGTTTAAAGACCGTATAGATGCCGGACTTCAATTAGCGGCAAAGCTAAAGGACCACAAGGATAAAGACGTTGTTGTACTTGCCATTCCAAGGGGGGGACTTCCCCTGGGGTCCATCGTCGCTAAATCATTACATGCTCCCTTGGATGTTGCCCTTTCTAAAAAAATAGGGCATCCCTACAATAAAGAATATGCCATTGGGGCTGTAAGTATGGAACATGTCATACTTAGTGATGCGGCAGAAATTGAAAAGGGGTATATCGCAAAAGAAACGGCCAAGATAAGAGCCAAATTAAAAATTAGGCACCAACAATACTATAAAGATAGAGAACCCGAATCCCTGGAAAATAAAGTGGTCGTTATAGTGGATGATGGCATAGCCACGGGAAATACAATTCTTGTGACGGCAGAGCTGGTACATGCCCAAAAGCCAAAGAAAACCATAGTTGCCATTCCGGTTGCACCAAGGTCCACCATTCCCAGACTGGAAGCATCCCCGTACATAGACCAGGTGATTTGCCTGTTGGCACCGCATAACTTTCATGCAGTGGGGCAATTTTATCAAAATTTCCAGCAGGTTTCAGATGCAGAGGCCATCTCAATTTTGGAAGAATCTATTCACCAAACATAA